The window ggctagtaggctgaatacttgtttggattaatgtgatcatgtagacgcttattgttttactgtgtttgtttagattctgttggagtgtgttttactatttatcgtagatccatgtttattagtaattcatgttgctattggttttatttctgaacatattagtttaattctgatgattgtctatgatcatgtactaggactaatatgctaggacagaaaacaactagtcggtctataactagaagtaaaaagtgattcacttgtaaccgatgGATCCAGAACCATATTAACTAgcgtgaattgaacatgaagcttaacaataccagacgtgatcctttgacttggaaacgagcactgtggtcaccggagggaattttatctggtcatggcttaagagccgggtaattaaaagatgaattagtaacacaaactttaggtcataatacttaaaacaatgaatctagcgagaatttgttttaaagggtagtgtgagtctagcgacaacactactacttaggtaaagtgaatctaacgagaatctgaaccgtgatcaacaggctaacaaaccagtaagatagtatttggtcgtaccatgagatcggagatgccaaacaagtattttaatttaattactgatatTCGTCCTTTCACAACTATTTTCAGAGTAGCCTTTTGGTGCAAagcatttggttatattttcttatttaattgctaaaaattagtttattaggagttagtgacaaaccctcaaacaaactagaattacacgtactactagattaggtaacgcaacgcgtccctacgaacgatcctgtaatttaccactaggctatactcaACTGACCAGGTTCGCTGCTCGTTAAAGTatgtgttagtttagatagttacttgtacaccataaattttaaagactaggaaataaataaaaaacatacacccATCAATCATCATAGTTTAATTTGTATAATTAATGtataactattaattatgttattatgaaaACCTATATGTTTAGCTCGcatattacgcgggaaaataatctagttcaTAGACTATaagaacataaatatattggaACTCTTGACTCTTCTATATTCATAATGAAATTACACAATATTCATGGTAGTTAGataacaaatcaaatcaatCTCTCAAATAAAAGACTTGTCTGCCAAATTAAGTGATCTCCAAATTtcctattttaagaaattagaATCGCACCCATCAAATTGTAGCATTTTATGATACTTTACCGAAGGTTAGTAATATTCAGGGTTgagattttttattatataaaaaaaggtaatggaGGGAACTCTAGCCCGGTACCAAACTAgatacccatcgactcaccCCGTATGAGTCAAATGATGCCAgtacaatacctccatcctaatccacACATGATCTGCGCCCCCAAATGAtagtatttaaacttcacatgtgggttttcttataaaaaatacagttttcttttatttgaaattaagctttagcatttttctttcaactatAGAAAACGTGTTCAAAGTGCATATGGAAAATACTTTAGAATGCTAAATGGAAACCCAAAACTAAATCATAGTCAAAGGCACGAGTCAAACACAAATAGCCAAAGATGAATGGATGACAGAGATAGGTTCCGAAAAAGTTGCCTATTGTAGTTGATACTTTGTACGGAAAGGATAgtgaaaaatttaaataaaaaacgaGAACGGATCTGGAAAATGCGTGTTGCTGGTGGatggattttataaaagaaaaatttagattttggcataaatcaaaattcaaatctaAAATGAAATTTATAGTGGCAAGAAGCGAAGAAGTGTATGCAGCCTATACATAAGGCTCTATTGAGCACCGGCTATGGCTTGTTTTAagtaaaactatataaaagttGTGTTTATTATCTACTAATAGATTGCGCTGATATTTTGGTCTTTTATTGGATTGAGGAAAATGTATATGCGTGAACTGTGGATTTAACAGGAGTCTCTCCTTTTATGGGCTTAGGTTGTGGATTCATTGCCGGTCATGTTGTTTTAAAAGTTGCCTCACGCAAAGTGATGAAGCACGAGAAGACGTGTCTTGACAACCAACACGTATTTATCCCTTTGCATTTAGTAACTTTAGATCTCTTGCTCCTGAGACTGTTGAGCCACTTGGAAGGATCCAATGGGTGATGCATATTAATGTTATGACGCCACGATTtataaatgtagtttttaaacgtGTTAGTTTGTCTATACAAAAAAGAGTGATGATGTATCTTATTGTTTGTTTACCTTCTATTTCCGTGTAATGTTTAAttgatattaattatatatatatatatatatatatatatatatatatatatatatatatatatatatatatatatatatattagcacgttatccgcgcaatgcggcggtggtcatGACAATGTCATTGTAGTGGGGGGTCGAGTGTTAGTGTtggagacggcgtcgagtggtgtggataattgatgtaaatggttaatgaaaatatattaaagaataaaggattggtagtgtaaattaatcattaatgttatggggtggtgtatgttgaaatattttaaggggtactaagtgaaaatattacatattttcaacgctttcataaataaaagagactatttcttttataatatggtatctctatatataataaaacaaaattgttttttataagtCTTATTAGAAAGTTGTTAATGTGTCAAATTCATATTTCActtaaaaattttctttatttaattatgatgtcatgtAATAATGTAATTTACTTATTTGGTTGTAGCAATAGGGTAACATCAAACATCACTATAAAAAAGacccatctttctttttttttttttttttaacaggatGAAATTTCATCGTAGATAGAAAGGCCATAAGATCTTGAGTTCTTGACAAGTTGGGAAAAGGTACTCAAATTGAATAATCTAATCaaggtttcattttttttttttttttttttaataccaaACTGTGATATAGATATACTTACAAGCAGCATCTCCAcacaatcaaatcaaatcaaatcaaatcaaaaaatgaaaaaactatCATTTGCTCTGCAATCATCAAAACCCCCAAAACCATCCATCAAgccttcttcatcatcatcatctattcAAAAACAATTCGTTACAGAATTCGACCCATCTAAAACCCTATCCGACCCGAATtcccaaaaccctaaaatcatTCCCCCAATTTCCAACAACTGGCAGCCTTACGATAAATCCGATAACCCCAATCTCCAATTCGAGACCTCCGATTCGATCATCGAACCCGTTGATCCGAATATCGTATACGGTCTCAATCTTCGGGTTAAGAAGGACCCGGATGAGGGTCTGAGAGAGAGTAATGTGAATTCGGGTTCTGGGATGGATAGTTTGATGCTGAATAGATATAGGAATGATATAAGTAAGTTGCCTGATGATAGAGGGATGGATGAGTTTGTCGGTATGGCGGTTGAGGATTTCGGGGCGGCCTTATTGAAAGGTTATGGGTGGGTTGAAGGGAGAGGGATCGGGAGGAATGCTAAAGAGGATGTTAAGGTTGTCGAGATTTTCAAACGAACCGGGAAAGAAGGGCTTGGGTTTGTTAATGATATACCCATGCCCTTGTCGAAAAACGATAAGGAAAGCGGCGTAAAACGAGACGGGAATGTTGGTAGTGGTGATAGGATAGGTAAAGATAAAAACTTGAATGTAAATCGGATTGATAGGAATGGCGGTGAGAGGAAGGGTAATGATAGGAAGAGTAACGATTCGAGGAGGGAACATAAGGATGACAAAAAGGATAAGAAAAGGAGTCGAGATAGATACGAATATGAAACACCGAAAAAATCTTGGTTGAATAGTCGGATCAGGGTTAGGATCATTAGCAAAGAGTTAAAAGGCGGGAGGTTGTATTTACAAAAGGGTGAGATTGTGGATGTTGTAGGGCCGACTACGTGTGATATATCCATGGATACTAGTAGGGAGATTGTACAAGGAGTTGACCAGGAGTTTCTCGAGACTGCGTTGCCACGACGTGGGGGGCCTGTTCTTGTTTTGTATGGTAGGCATAAGGGTGTGTATGGGAGTTTACAGGACAAGGATATGGATAATGAGACTGCGGTTGTTCGTGATGCAGATACACATGCGTTGTTGAATGTTAAGTTGGAGCAAATTGCCGAGTATGTTGGAGACCCTGATGATATTGCATACTACTGATTGTTGTCATGTTTCAGGTACTTGAGATTTTTATTTCTGATATTGATATGAGATTCTAGAATTTTGCCATGTTGACTTGATTTCCAATGTTATTGTTTTGATATGTTTTTAGGGGTTCAGGATATGTTTATTTGTTAGTTTGAATTAAACCTGTGTTCGTTTTGTATGAACTTGTTTAGATTACTTTTTCGATGTTATCTTTTACATCCCTTATCGGTACATTATTGCTGAGAATTTACCTACTACTAGTCTACCACTGTTAATAGTCTACCATAAGTAGTTGCAAACGGGATATTGTGTGGTTAAGTAGCTGTGCTACTATGTTTCTCGTGCTTCGTTCATACTTCTATAGGAGTAGGAATTTCAGAGACCAGACAAAATGGTGTTAAATATCAGAGACCAAGTGTAAGAAATGACTGGTTCATAGGCATGAAACCAAGGCCAGTTACTAGTCAAATATTGGAGACCAAAAAACATTAAGATTGAGGCCTATCAAACCAAAACTTTTGTATCTGTTAATCAGGTGAAAAGTTATCAAGCCAAAGTGTAATAAGTGAGGCCTATCAAGTTTGTAAGGTCATTGATAAGAACAGAAGTAAAGATACTGAATTCACGACAAAATCCGACCTAAATCGGTTGAACAATTTATAGATAGGTAGTTGGCTGGTATATGAGCCCAGCAAAGCTCCCTTGCGTGATCCGCTATAacaaaatcaatcaatgtctTAACCTAATAGCCTGTAGGCTTTATTTATAGAATTGAGACATACCTAATTTACAATTAACACCCGCGTAATAATAACACGACACATTAATAACCAAAGTAAACATAAACAGCCCAAACCCAGCCCATTCTTTAACTTAAACTTCCAGCACCATCGgcccattctttttctttttgcgCCTTGCATAAAAACGACCTGAATGAGTATCACCTGCCACCTGATTTATATCATCTAGAATAGTGTGTCACTGATCATagaattattattactataattttctaaataactgtatttatcttataaaatgatttaggaggatTTACGGATTAAAAGGATAGTTTATGTGTTTGATCCGTTTTCCTAAAGCTATATCTGTTTTACCCATTTTGCCCGGCAGATTGACACCAAACTGTACCCCTGTGATCCGCTCATAAGTCAATAATGAAGTTTAGAGACTATTCTGCAGATTGATACTAAACTGAACCCAGTTTAAGCTATAATAGCTGTCACATCGCTTCACCGTTGCATTAATCTGTAATAAAGTTTAGAGACTATTTTGCAGATACATCATATTAATAATTTTCTGATTGTATCAATTATTTTTGCAATTAACATTCTCTTTTTGCCTGTTttagaattgcaagatattctCCCTGGCATTCTGAACCAGTTGGGTATGTctaaatttacatatattttcctTGTAATCATGTTTTGATTATAGATGTTAAAAGCGACTATTTATGTAATGAACTGTATTCTATCTAC is drawn from Erigeron canadensis isolate Cc75 chromosome 9, C_canadensis_v1, whole genome shotgun sequence and contains these coding sequences:
- the LOC122582010 gene encoding protein MOS2-like, coding for MKKLSFALQSSKPPKPSIKPSSSSSSIQKQFVTEFDPSKTLSDPNSQNPKIIPPISNNWQPYDKSDNPNLQFETSDSIIEPVDPNIVYGLNLRVKKDPDEGLRESNVNSGSGMDSLMLNRYRNDISKLPDDRGMDEFVGMAVEDFGAALLKGYGWVEGRGIGRNAKEDVKVVEIFKRTGKEGLGFVNDIPMPLSKNDKESGVKRDGNVGSGDRIGKDKNLNVNRIDRNGGERKGNDRKSNDSRREHKDDKKDKKRSRDRYEYETPKKSWLNSRIRVRIISKELKGGRLYLQKGEIVDVVGPTTCDISMDTSREIVQGVDQEFLETALPRRGGPVLVLYGRHKGVYGSLQDKDMDNETAVVRDADTHALLNVKLEQIAEYVGDPDDIAYY